CAGGTTAACTTTCCATCCCAGATCGAAATCGTCTTCCGCATGACTGCTGACAATCGCAGCGAGATGATAAACAACAGAGGTATTAGCGGTAATCACACTCTCCAGCACGCCCGGCTGGGTTAAGTCAGCCTCCAGGCAGCGTAAACGAGGGGAATCTGATAACCGTGCAGGCATTTTTAAATCAACAAGAAGCAGTTCGTTAAACGCCAGCGATGAGTTTAATAAGGCGCTTGCGAGTTTCTGGCCTAAAAAGCCGCCCCCGCCGGTAATGATAATCTGCATCCGGATGTCCTCTTTATTGCTGTGTAGGGTAGTTCAGGGTTAGCGCCAGGCGTTAAACCAGCCAAGCCCGTCCTGAGTGGTATTCCGTGGTTGGTATTCGCAGCCTATCCAGCCGCGATAACCTACGTCATCGAACAGCCGGAACAGCCATGGGTAGTTGATCTCGCCATCATCCGGTTCATGTCTGTCCGGTAGCGAGGCGATTTGTACATGGGCATAGCGGCCCGCATACTCGCGAATCAGGTGACTCAAATTGCCATCCACTTTTTGCGCGTGGAAAGTGTCGAGCTGGATGAACACATTCGGGCGGTCAACCTCTTCTGCGATGCCCAGCGCCTGATATTGGCTGGAAAAGAGGTAGCCGGGTTTAACGCCGGGACTCAGCGCTTCGATCAAAATACGTTTATCGTGGGCGGCAAACCGGTCGGCGGCATAACGCAAATTATCGATAAACGTGGCGCGATAACGTGCGCCATCAGCGCCATCCGGCACGACGCCCGCCATGATGTGAACCTGCTCGCATTCCAGCGCCAGAGCGTATTCCAGAGCCAGATCGATATCGGCGCGCGCGTCGTGTTCGCGCCCCGGTAGCGCGGCACGTCCCCATTCGCCCGCCGCGGTATCGCCCGCCGAAGTATTAAACAGCGCCAGCGTCAGATTATGACGCGATAGCTGGGCTTTAATCTCGCTGGCGGCAAAGTCATAGGGGAACAGAAACTCAACGGCCTGAAAACCGGCTTCAGCAGCGGCGGCAAAACGCTCGATAAACGGCGCTTCGGTAAACATCATCGACAAATTGGCGGCAAAACGCGGCATCGGGTTATCTCCTTAACTGCGCAATTTCTTCGGTGGTTAAATAACGAATCGGGCGTTCGCCAAGGATAAAAATCAGCTTTGCCGTCTCTTCCAGCTCCTCGGTATTATTAGCGGCTTCCTGCAAATTCTCCCCGCACACGACCGGCCCATGATTAGCCAGTAAAAAGGCCTGATGCCGGGCCGCCAGCGCAGCCAAATCGCGGGCAATTCGGTCATCCCCCGGGCGATAGTAGGGAACCAGCGGAATGTCGCCCATCCGCATCACCACATAGGGGGTAAACGGGCGAATCACATTTTGCGGGTCCAGCCCTTCGAGACAGGAAAGCGCCGTTGACCAGGTGCTGTGCAGATGTACCACGGCCTTGCAGCAAGGGTTATTGCGATACAACGCCAGATGAAAACGCACCTCTTTAGACGGTTTATCGCCGCTGAGCCATTCGCCCTGCGGGTCCACTTTGGATAGCCGCTGCGGGTCGAGATTACCCAGACACGAACCGGTGGGCGTCGCCAGAATATTGCCGTCCGGCAGTAACAGCGAGAGGTTGCCTGCCGAGCCGGTGGCATAGCCGCGCTGGAAAAACGAGGCGGCTATCCTGACCATCTCTTCTCGCAAAGCGTGCTCTTCTTTTGCCAGTATCGTCATACCTGAAACTCCCTTTGAGCGCGGATGAAAAAGGATTCATCGCCAAAATTACCTGACTTTAGCGCCAGCGAGACTGGCGCATGGAGCGCGTTGACCCACGGCACGCCGGGTGAAATGCACGGTCCGATGTGAAAACCGGTAATACCGAGGCTTTGCGTCACCACGCCCGAGGTTTCGCCGCCCGCCACAATAAACCGGGTGATACCGCCTTCCGCTAAGCGAGCAGCCAGCAGGGAAAAGAGCGCCTCTACCGCATGGCTGGCTTCGGTAGCGCCATATTGCTGCTGGATGGCGGCCAGCGCCTGCGTGGAGGCGGTGGCGCTAATCATTGGCGCCAGTTCGCTGTCCTGACTGAGCACCCACTGCGCCAGCGCTTCAGCGTAGGCCTCGCGCGTCTCGGATGACAGGCAGCGCGCCACATCAACGTCGCGTGTGGGAGCATGTTGTCGATAGAAAGCCACCTGCTGATTCGTCATTTGCGAACAGGAACCGGAAAGCACCACCGCGCGGCCGCTCAGCGGATAGCCTGCGGAACGGGCCTGAGAAACGCCGTGCTTCGCCCACTGACGCGCCAGCCCCATTGCCAGCCCGGAACCGCCGGTCACCAGCGGAGCATCACGCAAAACCTCGCCCTGGATTTCCAGGTGCCGCTCATTGAGCGCGTCAAGTACTGCGTAGCGATATCCTTCCTGCTGTAAACGCGACAGCGCCGCACGGGTCGCGGCAACGCCTTCATCAAGCGTCTGAGCTGGAATAACGCCGCAGCGCCCTTGCGCCTGCGCTTCCATCAGACGCGGCAGGTAGCTGTCGGTCATCGGATTGATTGGGTGGTGGCGCATACCGGACTCCGCCAGCAAGTGGTTCATGACAAACAGATAGCCCTGATAAACCGTGCGTCCGTTAACCGGCAGCGCGGGAGAAATCACGGTAAATGAGGTATCCAGCGCCACCATCAGCGCATCGGTGACCGGGCCGATATTGCCTTCGGCGGTACTATCGAAAGTCGAGCAATATTTGAAATAGACTTGCTGGCAGCCCTGTTTTTTCAGCCATACCAGCGCCGCCAGCGATTGTTTTATCGCCTCTTGCGCCGGGCATGAGCGGGTTTTCAGGCTGATAACCACCGCGTCGCACCCTTCCGGTTGCGTCCCGGTTGGGACATCATTGATCTGCACTGTCGGCATCCCGTTTTCGACCAGAAAACTGGCGATGTCGGTCGCGCCGGTAAAATCATCGGCAATGACGCCAATTTTTAACATGACGGCTCCTCAGGCGTGACGCCAGGCAGAGTAATCCCCGAGAAAATTTTGATCACAGCGCTGTCATCCTCTTTGCCATAACCGGCGTTACTGGCGCTGGTGAACATATTTAACGCCGTAGAGGCCAGCGGTAAGGGGAAGCGCAGCGCTTTCGCCGTGTCGGCAACCAGCCCCAAATCTTTGACAAAAATGTCGACGGCCGAACGCGGGGTATAGTCGCCGTCAACGACATGCTGCATACGGTTTTCAAACATCCAGGAGTTGCCGGCGGCATGGGTCACGACGTCATACATCACGTCCAGAGGAATACCGGCCCGCGCGGCCAGCGCCATCGCTTCGGCCGCCGCCGCAATATGCACGCCAGCCAGCAGTTGATGAATGATTTTGACGGTTGAGCCTGCGCCCGGCGTATCGCTGATGCGATAAACGTTGCTGGCAACGGCGTCCAGCACAGGCTTCAGGCGGGTAAACGCCGCCTCGCTCCCGGAGGCCATCACCGTCATTTCGCCCTGCGCCGCTTTTACTGCACCGCCGGAAACCGGCGCATCCAGCATGTTAAGATTCAATGCCGTCAACGCCGCGGCGATCTCTTGCGCGTCGGCGCTTGAGATCGTGGACGAAACCATCACCGCGCTTCCGGGTTTCATCAGATGGGCGACGCCATCCTCACCGAATAACACCTGTCTGACCTGGGCGGCATTGACGACCAGAATGACTAACGCATCCACGACGCCGGCGAACTCCCTGGCGCTGGCGGCAGCCCCACAAGCCCCTTCAGCGAGCAGATTCGCGCACGCTTGCGGGTTAAGATCGGCCCCCCATGTGGAAAGCCCGGCGCGCAGGCATGAACGCGCAGCGCCCATTCCCATTGAGCCAAGCCCCACAATGCCGACATGAAAATCGGTTCCTGTTGTCATTATCACTCCATGTTAATTTACGTGATATTATGTTTTGTTATGTGAATATAGGCGTTTTTGTAAACAATTGCGGTGAGTTGTTTCACAAAAAATAACAAAATGTGTTATTTTTTGTGAAGGCAATCCTCATAGAACTTCACACGCTGTGACGAGAAATCGCGTAAAATCGCGACAGGACTAAAGAAAGGAGCAGACGTTGATACCTACTGAGCGTCGACAAATCATTCTTGATATGGTAGCGGAGAAAGGCATCGTCAGTATCGCTGAACTGACCGAGCGCATGCATGTATCCCACATGACTATCCGCCGTGACTTACAAAAACTGGAGCAGCAAGGCGCGGTAATCCAGGTCTCTGGCGGCGTGCAATCATCGACTCGCGTGGCGCACGAACCCTCGCATCAGATCAAAACCGAACTGGCGACGCCGCAGAAAGCGGCAATTGGCAAACTGGCCGCCAGCCTGGTACAGCCAGAAAGCTGTATCTACCTTGATGCAGGTACGACCACGCTGGCGATTGCCAGGCAGCTGGTTACGATGAATAAACTTACGGTGGTGACGAATGATTTCGTTATCGCCGATTACCTGATGGACAATAGCAATTGCACAATTATTCACACTGGCGGGGCGGTATGCCGGGAAAACCGGTCGTGCGTCGGTGAAGCCGCGGCGACGCTTTTGCGCGGGCTGATGATTGACCAGGCCTTTATTTCCGCCTCTTCCTGGAGCGTGCGCGGTATTTCAACGCCGGCAGAAGATAAAGTCACGGTGAAACGGGCCGTCGCCAGCGCCAGCCGCCAAAAAATTCTGGTGTGCGACGCGACCAAATACGGCCAGGTCGCGACGTGGCTGGCGTTACCGCTGGCGGAATTCAACCAAATCGTCACCGATGACGGCCTGCCGGAAAGCGCAATTCGGGCGCTGGCCAAAGTGGATATCTCACTGCTGATGGCCAAACAATAGCGAAGCGGCGCAAGCCGCTTACGTCATCATCTTGCGTACCAGTTGCGTAAACTGTTCGCGTTCTTCAGCGCTCAGTCGCCCCAAAAACTCATCGTCAACGCGATCCCCCAGTGGTATCGCGGCGGTGAGCAACGTTTGGCCCTGAACGGTGAGATAGACAAAACGCCGACGTTTATCCAGCGGATCGTTTTCTCGTTTTACCAGCCCACGATTTTCCATCCGGCTTAACATCTCCGCCAGCGTCGCTTTAGTGCTGACCGCCGCTTCGGTCAGATCGACCTGTTCAATACCCGGATGTTCAGCAATAACGCGCATCACCGCATATTGAGGTTTGGTGAGCTCCGGTAGTTCATGCTGCCAGCGTGCGGTATGTTGCTGAAAAAGTTGGCGTAACAGATGAAACGCGGTGTTTCGTAACTCCATGAGCGCTCCGGATAAATTAACTTTTTCTATCATAACGACTTATGCACGGTTTTTTAATGACGAATGCTTTAGCTAAACGTGCGCAGGCGTCGGGAGCGATCTTGTCGCAAAGGCCGTGTGGGCGTATTTTGATCAAAATGTTCGTATACGAACGATATTTGAGGTAAGAAATGAGATTGATTGTGGGGATGACCGGTGCGACCGGCGCGCCGCTTGGCGTCGAGCTACTCCAGGCATTGCGGGCGATACCTGATGTTGAAACGCATCTGGTAATGTCAAAGTGGGCGAAAACCACTATTGAACTGGAGACGCCCTACACGCCCGCTGAGGTAGCCGCCCTGGCAGATTATTGTCATAGCCCGGCCGATCAGGCGGCGACCATTTCCTCCGGCTCATTTCGTACCGACGGCATGATTATTATCCCCTGCAGTATGAAAACACTGGCGGGGGTTCGCGCCGGCTATGCCGAGGGGCTGGTGGGACGCGCTGCCGATGTCGTGTTGAAAGAGGGTCGCAAGCTGGTGCTTGTGCCGCGGGAAATGCCGCTCAGCACGATTCATCTGGAAAACATGCTTGCGCTTTCTCGTATGGGGGTGGCGATAGTGCCGCCCATGCCCGCGTTCTACAACCTGCCGCAAACCGTTGACGATATTATCCAGCACATCGTAGCGCGCGTTCTCGACCAGTTTGGTCTGGAGCATACGCGCACGCGCCGCTGGCAAGGACTGCGACAGACAGCAAATTTTTCACAGGAGAATGGATAATGGCATTTGATGATTTGCGCAGTTTTTTACATGCGCTGGATCAGCAGGGACAACTGCTGAAAATCAGCGAGGAAGTGAATGCGGAGCCGGATCTCGCAGCCGCTGCCAACGCAACGGGACGCATCGGCGATGGCGCGCCCGCGCTGTGGTTTGACAATATTCGTGGTTTTACCGACGCCCGCGTGGCGATGAATACCATCGGTTCCTGGCAGAACCATGCCATCTCACTGGGTTTGCCGCCTAACACGCCGGTTAAAAAACAGATCGATGAATTTATTCGCCGCTGGGACAATTTTCCGGTAGCGCCGGAACGGCGGGCGAATCCGGGCTGGGCGGAAAATACCGTCGACGGCGACGCGATCAACCTGTTTGATATCCTGCCGCTGTTTCGTCTGAACGACGGCGACGGCGGATTCTATCTGGATAAAGCCTGTGTGGTATCACGCGATCCGCTCGATCCCGATAACTTCGGCAAGCAGAATGTCGGCATCTACCGCATGGAAGTTAAAGGCAAGCGTAAGCTGGGTCTGCAACCAGTGCCGATGCATGATATCGCATTGCACCTGCACAAAGCTGAAGAGCGCGGGGAAGATCTGCCGATTGCGATCACGTTGGGTAACGATCCGATCATTACCCTGATGGGCGCAACGCCGCTGAAATACGATCAGTCAGAGTATGAAATGGCAGGCGCGCTGCGTGAAAGCCCCTATCCTATCGCCACCGCGCCGCTGACCGGTTTTGATGTGCCGTGGGGATCTGAAGTCATTCTTGAAGGGGTCATCGAAAGCCGTAAACGTGAAATTGAAGGACCGTTCGGCGAATTTACCGGCCACTATTCCGGCGGTCGCAACATGACCGTGGTGCGTATCGATAAGGTCTCTTACCGCAGCAAACCCATTTTTGAATCGCTCTATTTGGGTATGCCGTGGACGGAAATCGACTACCTGATGGGGCCGGCGACCTGCGTGCCACTGTATCAACAGCTGAAAGCCGAATTTCCGGAAGTGCAGGCGGTAAACGCCATGTACACCCACGGCTTGCTGGCCATCATCTCGACCAAAAAACGCTACGGCGGCTTTGCCCGTGCGGTGGGCCTGCGAGCGATGACGACGCCGCACGGTCTGGGATATGTGAAGATGGTGATCATGGTCGATGAAGATGTCGATCCATTCAATCTGCCACAGGTGATGTGGGCGTTGTCGTCGAAAGTGAATCCGGCAGGCGATCTGGTACAGCTACCGAATATGTCCGTCCTGGAACTGGATCCGGGCTCAAGCCCGGCGGGGATTACCGACAAGCTGATCATTGACGCCACCACGCCGGTTGCGCCAGATAACCGTGGTCACTATAGCCAGCCGGTTGTTGATTTACCGGAAACTAAAGCCTGGGCTGAAAAGCTGACCGCCATGCTGGCCAACCGTAAATAAGGAGTAACCGATGATTTGCCCACGCTGTGCCGATGCACATATTGAACTCATGGCGACTTCGCCGGTAAAAGGAGTCTGGACGGTATATCAGTGTCAGCATTGTCTGTATACCTGGCGCGATACCGAACCGTTACGCCGTACCAGCCGCGAACACTATCCACAAGCGTTTCGCATGACGCAAAAAGATATTGATGACGCGCCAATGGTGCCGAGTATCCCGCCGCTGCTGGCAGAAGACAAACGGTAAAAAAAAGGCCAGTCGACAGACTGGCCTTTTTTTGACAAGGGTACTTACTCGCGGAACAGCGCTTCGATATTCAGCCCCTGCGTCTGCAGAATTTCGCGCAGACGGCGCAGGCCTTCAACCTGAATCTGACGAACACGTTCACGCGTAAGACCGATTTCACGGCCTACATCTTCCAGTGTCGCAGCTTCATATCCCAGCAGACCGAAACGGCGCGCCAGCACTTCACGCTGTTTGGCGTTCAGTTCGAACAACCATTTGACGATGCTCTGTTTCATATCGTCATCTTGCGTGGTGTCTTCCGGACCGTTCTCTTTTTCATCGGCCAGGATGTCCAGCAACGCTTTTTCGGAATCACCGCCCAGCGGGGTGTCTACCGAGGTAATGCGCTCGTTGAGACGAAGCATACGGCTGACGTCATCAACCGGTTTATCCAGTTGCTCTGCAATTTCTTCCGCACTCGGTTCGTGGTCCAGTTTATGCGACAACTCACGTGCGGTGCGCAGGTATACGTTCAGCTCTTTAACAATGTGAATCGGCAAGCGAATCGTACGGGTTTGGTTCATGATCGCCCGTTCGATTGTCTGGCGAATCCACCAGGTTGCGTATGTTGAGAAGCGGAACCCGCGTTCCGGGTCAAACTTCTCGACTGCACGGATAAGCCCCAGGTTGCCCTCTTCAATCAGGTCCAGCAACGCCAGTCCACGATTGCCATAACGGCGGGCAATTTTTACCACCAGACGCAGGTTACTCTCAATCATGCGACGGCGAGAAGCGACATCTCCACGCAGTGCGCGACGCGCAAAATAGACTTCTTCTTCGGCTGTTAACAGTGGTGAATACCCAATCTCACCAAGGTAAAGCTGAGTCGCGTCCAACACACGCTGTGTGGCCCCTTGCGATAACAGCTCTTCTTCAGCCAGGTCGTTATCACTGGGTTCCTCTTCACTCAAGGCTTTTTCGTCAAAAGCCTCTACTCCGTTCTCATCAAATTCCGCGTCTTCATTTAAATCATGAACTTTCAGCGTATTCTGACTCAAAAGGTGGCTCCTACCCGTGATCCCTTGACGGAACTAGCAAGTCAAAGCCTGGTTCCGCCGCTTTATCGCTGCGGTAAATAACGCAGCGGGTTTACGGATTTCCCCTTGTAACGAATTTCAAAATGCAAGCGTGTAGAGCTGGTGCCGGTGCTACCCATAGTAGCGATTTTTTGCCCCGCCTTAACTTCCTGTTGTTCCCGGACCAGCATCGTATCATTATGGGCGTAGGCACTCAGGTAATCATCGTTATGTTTGATGATAATAAGATTACCGTAACCACGCAGTGCGTTACCGGCATATACGACGCGCCCATCAGCGGTTGCGACGATAGCCTGTCCCTTACTGCCTGCAATGTCGATCCCTTTATTGCCCCCTTCGGAAGCGCCAAAGTTTTCGATCACTTTGCCATCCGTCGGCCAGCGCCATGCGGAAATCGGCGCGCTGGTTGACGTACTGCTTGCATTTGGTTCGGTCGTGCTTACCGTTGGTGCCGTTACAGGCGCTGTGACAACCGTCCCAGCAGGCTTGTTGTTTGGCAACATTTTGTTAGCACTTTGTTCACCTGAGCCCTCAGAATACGTAATTGTTGGTTGAGACGCAACTGCAACGGTGGAATTTTGTGCAGACCTGGTCACAACTCCTTGCTGTGCTGCATCCGCCTGGGTGATCGCATTTCCGCCAGTAATTGGCGTACCGGATGCGTTACCAACTTGCAAAGTTTGCCCTACATTCAGGCTATACGGGGCAGAAATACTGTTTCTCTGGGCCAGATCGCGGAAATCGTTCCCGGTAATCCAGGCGATGTAAAAAAGCGTATCACCCTTTTTCACGGTGTAAGTACTGCCACCCGTATAGCTACCTTTCGGAATATTCCCATACTGGCGATTGTATACGATTCGCCCATTTTCCATCTGCACGGGTTGTTCCGTGACCGGTTGAGTTTGCATGGGCTGCGTTACAGGACGCTGAACGGGTTGAATTTGCGGCGCTTGTTGCGGCGTTTGTTGCGTCGTCGCGCCCATTTTTGGCGGCGGTGTGATCAACATCCCGGAATTGGTATTTGATGACGAACCACTGTCCACAGACGTGACCGGCGCCGGAGGGTTTGACGAACTGGTACAACCTGCCAGCCATAGTGAAACCAGTGATAGTGCCGCAATGCGACTAACGGTGAATTTTGGGCTTCCCGCGCTCATTTATCCCCCAGGAAAAAATTTGGTTAACAACCAGTGACGTAAGAACCGTGCAACGCATTAAGTGAACACGGGAAAATGTGTTCACGATACGCTTAACCCACCGGGAATAACCAGGAAAACTCCAGGTATTCGTTTCGGCTTCATCAGGCGTAAGAGTGGGTGTTTGCAGGGCAAACTAGGCCAGCTCTCCCTTGACTAACGGGACGAAGCGAACGGCCTCCACGGTATCGATAATAAATTCGCCGCCCCGGCGACGCACGCGTTTCAAAAACTGCTGCTCATCGCCCACGGGCAGAACAAGAATGCCGCCTTCATCCAACTGTGCCATGAGCGCGGTAGGAATTTCCGGCGGCGCGGCCGTCACAATGATAGCGTCAAATGGCGCACGCGCCTGCCAGCCTTGCCAGCCATCGCCATGACGGGTAGAAACATTATGTAAATCGAGCTGCTTCAGGCGGCGACGCGCCTGCCATTGCAGCCCCTTAATCCGCTCAACGGAGCAAACGTGATGTACCAGATGCGCCAGAATCGCCGTCTGATAGCCGGAACCGGTACCAATTTCCAGCACCCTGGATTGCGGCGTCAGTTCGAGCAGCTCCGTCATTCGCGCCACCATATAGGGCTGCGAAATCGTCTGACCCTGGCCTATCGGCAAAGCGATATTTTCCCAGGCCTTATGTTCAAACGCTTCATCAATAAATTTCTCGCGCGGCACTGCAGCAAGCGCATTAAGCACCTGCTCATCTCTGATGCCCTGCGCGCGCAATTGTTCAAGAAGAGCCTGTACACGTCCACTTACCATTGCGTGCCAACTCCCACGCTGTCTAACCAGTCTGAAACCACATCATGCGCGCTGTGCGCGGTTAAATCCACATGCAACGGCGTGACGGAGACGTAGCCTTCATCCACCGCCGCGAAATCGGTATCCGGCCCGGCATCGTATTTATCGCCCGGCGGGCCAATCCAGTACAATGTATTACCGCGCGGATCTTCCTGCGGGATTACTTTATCCGCTGGATGGCGGCTACCACAGCGAGTCACGCGAATGCCTTTAACCTGCGCTAACGGTAGATCCGGGACATTCACGTTGAGAATACGCCCGGTACGCAACGGCTCCCGGCTTAACCCTCGCAAAAGCGCGCAAGTCACGGCCGCAGCCGTATCATAATGCTGATAGCCGTTAAGGGAGACCGCTAATGCCGGAAAGCCGAGATGACGACCTTCCATCGCCGCGGCGACAGTACCGGAATAGATCACATCATCGCCCAGATTCGGACCCGCGTTAATACCGGAAACGACAATATCCGGACGCGGACGCATTAAGGCATTAACGCCCAGATAGACGCAATCGGTCGGCGTCCCCATCTGTACAGCGATATCGCCATTATCAAAGGTAAAAGTACGAAGCGAAGATTCCAGCGTGAGGGAA
This DNA window, taken from Salmonella enterica subsp. enterica serovar Typhimurium str. LT2, encodes the following:
- the nlpD gene encoding lipoprotein (lipoprotein NLPD. (SW:NLPD_SALTY)), coding for MSAGSPKFTVSRIAALSLVSLWLAGCTSSSNPPAPVTSVDSGSSSNTNSGMLITPPPKMGATTQQTPQQAPQIQPVQRPVTQPMQTQPVTEQPVQMENGRIVYNRQYGNIPKGSYTGGSTYTVKKGDTLFYIAWITGNDFRDLAQRNSISAPYSLNVGQTLQVGNASGTPITGGNAITQADAAQQGVVTRSAQNSTVAVASQPTITYSEGSGEQSANKMLPNNKPAGTVVTAPVTAPTVSTTEPNASSTSTSAPISAWRWPTDGKVIENFGASEGGNKGIDIAGSKGQAIVATADGRVVYAGNALRGYGNLIIIKHNDDYLSAYAHNDTMLVREQQEVKAGQKIATMGSTGTSSTRLHFEIRYKGKSVNPLRYLPQR
- the pcm gene encoding L-isoaspartate protein carboxylmethyltransferase type II (similar to E. coli L-isoaspartate protein carboxylmethyltransferase type II (AAC75785.1); Blastp hit to AAC75785.1 (208 aa), 94% identity in aa 1 - 208); amino-acid sequence: MVSGRVQALLEQLRAQGIRDEQVLNALAAVPREKFIDEAFEHKAWENIALPIGQGQTISQPYMVARMTELLELTPQSRVLEIGTGSGYQTAILAHLVHHVCSVERIKGLQWQARRRLKQLDLHNVSTRHGDGWQGWQARAPFDAIIVTAAPPEIPTALMAQLDEGGILVLPVGDEQQFLKRVRRRGGEFIIDTVEAVRFVPLVKGELA
- the surE gene encoding survival protein, protein damage control (similar to E. coli survival protein (AAC75786.1); Blastp hit to AAC75786.1 (253 aa), 91% identity in aa 1 - 253) produces the protein MRILLSNDDGVHAPGIQTLAKALREFADVQVVAPDRNRSGASNSLTLESSLRTFTFDNGDIAVQMGTPTDCVYLGVNALMRPRPDIVVSGINAGPNLGDDVIYSGTVAAAMEGRHLGFPALAVSLNGYQHYDTAAAVTCALLRGLSREPLRTGRILNVNVPDLPLAQVKGIRVTRCGSRHPADKVIPQEDPRGNTLYWIGPPGDKYDAGPDTDFAAVDEGYVSVTPLHVDLTAHSAHDVVSDWLDSVGVGTQW